The genomic interval TTCGCCGACGCCTTGCACTCCGCCCGCGGCCGAGACCGCGCCGTGGACGCCTATCTCGGTGCGGCCGTCGCGGATCGGGGCGTGGCCGGGCGCACGGTCAATTTCAGCCTGACCGCGCTGAACATCTTCTACGAATGGCTCGGCCTGGGCGAGTTGCCGATGCCGCGGGTGCTGGTCGACCCGGTCAACCCCCACACCCTGGAGCTGGCCGAGCAGCGCGCGGTGCTACGCGCGGCCGCCGCCCGCGGGCCCCGCGCCTACGCCCTGGTCGTGCTCGGCTTCGACGTCGGGCCCCGCAAATCCGAACTCGTCGACCTGGACCTGGCCGGGGTAGACCTCGCGAAATGGCCTGGGCAGCTGACGATTCCGGAAACCACCGGCGGATCCCGCACCGTCCCGCTGGGACCGGGCGCACGCACCGCACTGGTCGCCTGGCTCCCCGAACGCCGCCGACTCCTGCGCGGCCACGAACAACGCGCCCTGTTCATCACCGAACAGGCCCCACCGCGACGACTCGCCCAGCGCACCCTCGACGACGCGATCCGCGCCATCGGCCACGACGCCGGCGTCGACCTGTCCCCCGGCCTGCTGCGCGCCACCGCCGAACAGCGAATGCTGCGTGAAGGACTGGCCCCCGAATTGGTCGCCACGCGGCTGGGCCGCCGAAGCTCGGATCCGGATCGGGCCAGCGCCCTGCTCAGGGAGACGCCGCATCGACGTACCCGGGTGCCGCTGACCGACAGTGCGCAGCTCGACCTATTCGGCGACATCGCCGAGGCGTGAGACGCCGACAGAATCCGCCCGCCCCGGGTACGGGGCGGGCGCTGCCACATCGTGACGCCCATCCAGTGGCCGTCAAACCTCTGCATACCCAGCCGTAGTGAAGCGACACCTCGTCTGCTGGCTGATCTACTGACGCGGCCGGACGACGACCGCCGCGCGTCGATACCAGAAATTGGCGTTGTTTCCTTCGTTGCCCATATACCCCTCCAACTCCGAGGCGAAAGGCTCCAGCGCCGATGTTGTCCCGCCCGTGCACAACTCCTCGTCCCGGACCCGCGCCGTATCGGGCTTACCGCCAGTTCCTGACCGATCGATCAACCACGTCATCGTGAGGTCGGACCAGCGCAGCTCGCCGAGCTCGTCCGAGCGCGGGTCCAATGGAAGGTCGGAGCGCACCGGAAGGCTCGCGGGATCATCGGGCACCGGATCGACCATCTCGCCCTCGTCATCGAAGTCCATCTCGGAACTTTCGACGCATTTCCACCCGTCCGCAACGCGTTCCCAGCGCTGTCGATAGATCAGCATCGAGGTGGTGTAATCCTCTTCCTCGTAGCACTCCTCGGCCTCCGCCAGCGCCAGCGATGTGTCGTATCCCGCGATGTCGGCCGCCGCGAGCAGCATCCCGGTACGGCCCGCGTCGCTGCCTTTGAGCCGGTCCCAGCCGAAGCCGTTCTGAGAATATTGATGGTCCATCAAGTAGACGAGTTGACGGGGTGGCCGTGGCGCCGACTTGGGAAAGGAATCCGCCGCGGCTTCGATCGGTGTGGTGAAATGCGCGCGCAACTGCTCAGCCAACAGCGGGACCGACGGCTGCCGGGCGAAATCGGTGGTGTCCGGTCCGGTACGTCCCTTCGCCATCAGGTTGTAGGTCAACGCGATTCGGTATCCGTCGGTCACCGGCAGCACTTCATGCTCACAGTCGCTGTAGAAGGCGACGAAGGACAACCGCTCCGGCGCACCTCTGTCGATGACGCGCACCCCCTGCTGATCGATCACGAGTTCCCCGCCGGTGAACGCTGACGGCAGCGTCACCACCAACGTGCCGATCATGCCCTCGGCCTTCTCCGAATCCTGGTGGCGCTGAAAGAATTGCCCCGGCTCATACACCAGCATCGAATGCAGCTCCGCGGACAACTCGCAGTCCGGAGCCAGGCCCAGGTCAGCCCGCACGCTGTCCAGCAGGGGCAGCAATGTCTCCTGCCACCGCCCCTCCTCGATCGCTACCCGCTCGCGCGGAACCTCCCAGGTGTCACGAACATTCGCGTCGAGCAGGGTCTGCTCGCGCAGGCCATACCGCGCCGGACGCGCGACCTCGCATAGTCGCCGTGCCTGACTGGGCGGCACCGGCAAGTCGAGTCGCCCCACTCCCTCCACCGCAATCACCAGGTTCTCCGGCGACCCGGTGTGCTGCACGGCGAATGAACCCGCCGACCGCACCGAACCCAGGAGCTCCCCGATCGCCCGTAAAGTGCTGTCCGTCATCACATCTCCCTCGTTGAACAACGTTCGCGTGCATCCTCTCGAGACGCACCGACAGTCCTGCGGGGGGAGAGCGTGAGCCGGTGGTGGAGCAGGTCTCAACCGTTGATCCCCCAGCGCAGCACACGATCCGGGTCGATCGCCTGGCGAATGTATTGCAATCGGGGGAAGTTCGGTCCGAAACAGCGCTGCACCGTGTCGGTGGGTTCGACGTGGTTGAGATACCCGCCGGCGGAGTAGGGCGACAATGCCTGGTTGGCGCTGGTAATCCAGCGATATGCCTCGTCGAACCCGCCGGTAGTCATGACTGCCCACTCCAGGGCGGCCGCGTGCGCACGCCATGGGAAAGCGCTGGCGCCGGGCATGACCTCCCTGATGGCCCCGTCGATCGGTTCCACCATCACCTGGCCTGGCGCATTGGCGCGGGATCGCGCGGCGATGACATCGACGATGGCGTTGACAACCATGGGAGAAAGGCCCGCGACGACGTCGGAGCCGGCGATCCTGGTCGTTCCGGCCTCCGGCTTATCCAGGTTGACGTCATCTACTGCCGCCAAGTGCTCGAGTGCGGTCCGGTGGTCCTCCTTCGTCGGCGCCGTAGCGACCGCTGTGGTCAAGTCACGGACGACTCCGCCGCCGGCCCCGGCAGGGCAAACGATCAGCACATCGCATCGAGGGCCGTCCGGCGTCGCTACGACGTCCACGCGGGCATAGACGGCGCGGTCGGCGACCGGCATCCACTGCGCCCAGCCTTCGAGCACGCGGCGAGCCGCCTGGTCCCCGGGGAAGGTCAAACGGATTACGTCTTTCGCTATCGCCGGGATCGGGCGGAAAGTCAGGGAGGTAACGATGCCGGTAGCACCGCCGGCACCGCGCAAAGCCCAGAAGAGGTCCGGCGTGGTCGCGTCTACCCGGACCAGTTCGCCGTTGGGCAGCACGAGTTCGGCTGCGACCAGCCGGTCGCAGGTCATACCGTAGCGGCGCGAGTCGACTCCGAGGCCACCGCCGACCGTGAGACCGGCCAGACCTACGCTGGAGCAGGTCCCGACCGGGAGGCTGAGTCCGGACGGCACCAACTCTTTCAGCGCCGCAAGGCCCGTCAGTCCAGCCCCGAACGTGACGTGGTCGGCGTCGAAACCGACCTTATCGAGCTTCCGTACGTCGATCACCAGCGCGCCGGTGGCCGCGGACGCGCCGACGAAGGAGTGGCCGCCCGCCCTGACAGCCAACGGAAGCCCATGGCCTCGTGCGAAAGTTACGGCCGCTTGGACATCCCCGGTTTCGGCCGCACGGACCACACCGAGCGGCGCGTTGTCATCGAACCTCGGATCGACCAGTGCTTTCACCGCACCGTAGTCCGGTTCACCTCGCAGCACGAGCGCGCCGCGCAATTGTCCGCGCAGCCTCGCCCACTCGGCAGGGCCGACCGCCGCGGCGGCGGTCCGGGTGCTCACAGCCCCGGCTGCGGCGACGGCCGCGATCCCACTCGCCCCCCGGATCAACGAACGCCGCGAGAACCCGGATGCGCCGGGCAACGCGCCGTCAGGACTGGGCATGGCGGTCACACTGGCCCTTATCGAGCCCTGCGGCGAAGATCAAGGGTGAGCGCGAGATACACATCGATGCAGCAGTCAAAACTTGTCCTTTCATCGGGACGATATCGAGACCAGGAGCCGGTAAGGCGACAGGAGTGACGGCCGACCGCCGACTTCGGCAGAGATAATTCGGTGCGGCGTTCACCCGGGATGGCCTGCGGGCCCGGCTATTCGATTGCCGGTCCCATCTTCCGTTCGGACGGCACCGAAGACTACAAGGGTGTCCGGCGCGGGCGCGACCGGCCCACGGGTCGAACGAAGGCGGGGAGGTTGTCGATGAATGTGAGCGGACCGTGCTGTGCCGCAGTATTTCCAGCGCTGACTTGCACAGCGGTGGCGGTGGCCCGCAGCTCCGGCGGTCCCTCGGCGAGATGGTCCCCGATGTCATGAATCTGTAGACCTCATCAGCCGATCGAATACTTCGATGCCTTGAAGATCGTCGGCACGACAATCAGGGATTGGATCGAATACACATGGATTTCGGACGTGACGTGCGGCCTGCCGGAGTAGGTCGCCGGTCATTTCTCGTAGTCGGTGGTTTAGGCGCCGCGATGGCCTCCGCGGGCTTGGCCGGGGAAGCCCCCGCGCGCGCGGAAGAACGCGCCGGCAGCGAAAAGTTGACGATTGAAGTCGGACCGGCCCGCGGGACCGGTTCTACCGCCAAAGCCGCTTTCAATTCGGCACTGAGCGCGCTGGGAGTCAGCGGCGCCAACCTGATCAGGCTGTCCTCGGTGATTCCGCCGCACGCCAGCGTGCAACGAGTGGCACGCGTCGACAAGCAGATCCCGTGGGGTGACAAACTCTACTGCGTATACGCGGTCGAGTACGCGTCCGATCCCGGCAGCCGAGCCGCCGCCGGTGTCGGCTGGGTGCTGCGCGACGATGATTCCGGCGCTGGGTTTTTCGTAGAACACGTCGCCGAGACCGCCGAGGCCGTCGAGGAGCTGATCCGTTCCAGCCTCAGGGACATGGTGCACGGGCGACCGGAACGGTTCGGCCCCGTCCAACTCTGCACCAGCGAGGTTCGTTCGGACGGAACTCCCACCTGCGCACTGGTATTGGCCGCGTACGACTCCGCTTCGTGGCAGCACGGCGGCGAATAGCTTTCGCCGCCGCCGATTGCGCGATGTAACCCCGCACCCGGTCAGCCAACTGCTCGAACAGCCGAGTCGGTCAGCATGCGGGTAAGAGGAAGGCTGATCGTTCGAATTCGCGGTTGAGCACCGCGCGGACGAACGCCGTGTACTCGAGCTGATCGAAAGAAAGCCTGGCCATGCCCGTTGCGGCGCTGCCTGTCGGCGAGGCGCTGAATTCGTAACAGCCATCGGGCTTTCGGGTGATGGTCAAGGCGCCACGAACCGGCTGGCCCGATCGAATCGCCTGTTGGAGGACGTCGAACTGGGTGTGGTCGAGAACCAGGCATTGCTCTGGCGGGACACGTTGTGCCGCGGGGTCGCCGGGGACGGCGAGTTTGTCATCCCAGAGGAGGGTGCGGTGGTTGTCGCGATAGACCATGACGCACGCCTGCTGTGGAGAACTGGCGGTCGCTTTGCGGAACTGGGCGGCGGTCGGTGTCGGCAACAACATGGTGGATCCTTTCGAACTGCGCTGCCGGCGACGGTGCCGGCAGCACGGGTGCGCGCTACGGAAGGCTTCCGATAGCGGCGAAATTGCAGGGCCGGGCGTAGTCGTCGAGATCGACGGGCTGGTCCGGTTGCCAGTCGGTGGCATAGGTGATGCCCGGGTCGGCGATCGTCCATCCGTCGAAGAAGGTCTCGAATTGCTGACGGGTGCGCAGAGTGACCGGGGTACTGGCATCGGCGAAGATGGCCGCACCGGCGGCCACCTGTGCTTTGATCTCCGGGCCTGCGTCTTCGAGGGACACGTGCGTCATCGCGATATGGCTGCCGGGCGCGAGAGAATCGCGCAAGTGCGCCACGATCGCGGCCGGCTCGCTGGCGTCGGTGATCCACGGCAGGACCGAAACCAGCAGAAGTCCGACGGGTTGGGTGAAGTCGATCAGACGCTGGGTGTCGGGATGGGTGAGGATGCGTTTCGGCTCGCGTAGATCAGCGTCGACCATCGCCGCGGTGTCGGCTACGCCCTGTTCACGTAGCAGGTCCCGGGCGCGGTTGATCGCTTCTTCGTCGTTGTCGACATAGACGACGCGGCTGTCGGGGGCGAGTTCATGAGCAACTTCGTGGGTGTTCCCTCCGGTCGGCAGACCTGATCCGATATCGAGGAACTGACGAATTCCGGCACCGACCATGTAGCGCACGGCGCGGGTGAGGAACCGCCGATTGTGCTGGGCCCACATCGGGTAGAAGGGGATCTCGGCGTAGAGCCGGTGAATGAACGGCAGATCCGATTCGAAGATCACTTCGCCGGTGACCATGTGGTGATAGACACGTGCGGAGCTGGGCTTGTGGGTATCGATCTGGCGGGGCTCGAAGTCACTGTCGGACATCATGTTTCCTATGCGTCGAGGTGGCGCTGGGTCAGCGGTGGAAGGTCGGCCGACTGCGCAGCCCACGGACGATGTGGTCCATGAACTGTCGGGAGTCGTGGGGACTGAGTGCGGTCATCGTCAGTCGATTGAAGATCTTGTCGCGGATCGCGACAGCGGCTTTGTCGTCGATGTAGCGGATCTCGCCCTGGGCTTCGACCACTGCCATCTCGAGATCGCCTGCTGCGCCCGGAGAGGGCACTCTAACCAGGATGTAGCGGTCCTCCATGCCCGCCCCGGGTGCTTGGTGGGTGAAGGGCATGACCTGAATCTGGATGTTGGGGCGTTTGGACAGCTCGAGCAGGTGGGTGATCTGGTCGAGCATCACCGCGTCTCCGCCGTAGGTGCGGCGGAGGCACGACTCGGACAGAATCGCGTGGAACTCGGGCGCTCCCCGCTCCAGAAGTACTCGCTGCCTTGCGATTCGCGCTTGCACGTAGTCGTCGACCGTGACCGCGTCCGGATCGTCGGGATCGGGTTCCAGGGGTTCATGCAGCGCACGGACGTAGCTCTCGTGCTGGAGCAGGCCGGGAACTATCTCGGCGCCGGTCTCGCGTAGTCGATCCGCCACATTCTCGAGGTCGACGAGCAGTCGCAGTTCCTCGATATAAGCGCGACGGTAACCGGAGTTCCAGAAGCCGCGGCGGTGGCTGTCCTCGCGTAGATCGAGCAGGATTCCGATGTAGCCGTCGTCGGTGACACCGAGCTTTCTGACCAGCTCGTCGAGCGCCTGCGCGCTCAGGTTGCCTGTGCCCGCGATCACCGCCGCGATGCGCGACTGGCTGACCCCGATCATCTTGCCCGCGTCGGCCTGGGTGGTGCGGGCCCGGCGCAGGATCGCGTCAATCTCTCTCCCCAGCAGCACTTTTCGTGCGGTTCGTGCCATGGTCACCACCGTATCGGGCTGCCGCGCGGCGGATGCCACCTGTTTCGCAATCCTGATTATCAGGTTAAATTATCAACCACGATTATTCGTCGAACAAGCCGCAGGGTGAGTCCACACCGTGACCTGCCTTGCGGCGCAAAAAGAGTGGGCCCTCATGGACGTCACCGACCCGGAAACCGTGCACGGCGCTCCCGACGCGGGAGCCG from Nocardia goodfellowii carries:
- a CDS encoding tyrosine-type recombinase/integrase, with product MSVNAPDAPLDLFSIEVAVAPLLTGFTALLAGHQNLAPRARKAYLERVTHFLGWIRETGGFADALHSARGRDRAVDAYLGAAVADRGVAGRTVNFSLTALNIFYEWLGLGELPMPRVLVDPVNPHTLELAEQRAVLRAAAARGPRAYALVVLGFDVGPRKSELVDLDLAGVDLAKWPGQLTIPETTGGSRTVPLGPGARTALVAWLPERRRLLRGHEQRALFITEQAPPRRLAQRTLDDAIRAIGHDAGVDLSPGLLRATAEQRMLREGLAPELVATRLGRRSSDPDRASALLRETPHRRTRVPLTDSAQLDLFGDIAEA
- a CDS encoding 2OG-Fe(II) oxygenase, which encodes MTDSTLRAIGELLGSVRSAGSFAVQHTGSPENLVIAVEGVGRLDLPVPPSQARRLCEVARPARYGLREQTLLDANVRDTWEVPRERVAIEEGRWQETLLPLLDSVRADLGLAPDCELSAELHSMLVYEPGQFFQRHQDSEKAEGMIGTLVVTLPSAFTGGELVIDQQGVRVIDRGAPERLSFVAFYSDCEHEVLPVTDGYRIALTYNLMAKGRTGPDTTDFARQPSVPLLAEQLRAHFTTPIEAAADSFPKSAPRPPRQLVYLMDHQYSQNGFGWDRLKGSDAGRTGMLLAAADIAGYDTSLALAEAEECYEEEDYTTSMLIYRQRWERVADGWKCVESSEMDFDDEGEMVDPVPDDPASLPVRSDLPLDPRSDELGELRWSDLTMTWLIDRSGTGGKPDTARVRDEELCTGGTTSALEPFASELEGYMGNEGNNANFWYRRAAVVVRPRQ
- a CDS encoding FAD-binding oxidoreductase translates to MPSPDGALPGASGFSRRSLIRGASGIAAVAAAGAVSTRTAAAAVGPAEWARLRGQLRGALVLRGEPDYGAVKALVDPRFDDNAPLGVVRAAETGDVQAAVTFARGHGLPLAVRAGGHSFVGASAATGALVIDVRKLDKVGFDADHVTFGAGLTGLAALKELVPSGLSLPVGTCSSVGLAGLTVGGGLGVDSRRYGMTCDRLVAAELVLPNGELVRVDATTPDLFWALRGAGGATGIVTSLTFRPIPAIAKDVIRLTFPGDQAARRVLEGWAQWMPVADRAVYARVDVVATPDGPRCDVLIVCPAGAGGGVVRDLTTAVATAPTKEDHRTALEHLAAVDDVNLDKPEAGTTRIAGSDVVAGLSPMVVNAIVDVIAARSRANAPGQVMVEPIDGAIREVMPGASAFPWRAHAAALEWAVMTTGGFDEAYRWITSANQALSPYSAGGYLNHVEPTDTVQRCFGPNFPRLQYIRQAIDPDRVLRWGING
- a CDS encoding pyruvoyl-dependent arginine decarboxylase; this encodes MASAGLAGEAPARAEERAGSEKLTIEVGPARGTGSTAKAAFNSALSALGVSGANLIRLSSVIPPHASVQRVARVDKQIPWGDKLYCVYAVEYASDPGSRAAAGVGWVLRDDDSGAGFFVEHVAETAEAVEELIRSSLRDMVHGRPERFGPVQLCTSEVRSDGTPTCALVLAAYDSASWQHGGE
- a CDS encoding SAM-dependent methyltransferase; protein product: MSDSDFEPRQIDTHKPSSARVYHHMVTGEVIFESDLPFIHRLYAEIPFYPMWAQHNRRFLTRAVRYMVGAGIRQFLDIGSGLPTGGNTHEVAHELAPDSRVVYVDNDEEAINRARDLLREQGVADTAAMVDADLREPKRILTHPDTQRLIDFTQPVGLLLVSVLPWITDASEPAAIVAHLRDSLAPGSHIAMTHVSLEDAGPEIKAQVAAGAAIFADASTPVTLRTRQQFETFFDGWTIADPGITYATDWQPDQPVDLDDYARPCNFAAIGSLP
- a CDS encoding helix-turn-helix domain-containing protein, with product MARTARKVLLGREIDAILRRARTTQADAGKMIGVSQSRIAAVIAGTGNLSAQALDELVRKLGVTDDGYIGILLDLREDSHRRGFWNSGYRRAYIEELRLLVDLENVADRLRETGAEIVPGLLQHESYVRALHEPLEPDPDDPDAVTVDDYVQARIARQRVLLERGAPEFHAILSESCLRRTYGGDAVMLDQITHLLELSKRPNIQIQVMPFTHQAPGAGMEDRYILVRVPSPGAAGDLEMAVVEAQGEIRYIDDKAAVAIRDKIFNRLTMTALSPHDSRQFMDHIVRGLRSRPTFHR